The window GGAGCCGGCGCGTTCGGGGTGGTGCGAGGCCAGGCTGGGCGAGGCGCCGCCTTCGGACGAGCCGGCCTTGACATCGACCACGATCGGGCGGTCGGCCCGCAGCAGGCCGGCCCGGGCCAGCGGCAGCAGGGCGAGCAAAGAGGCGGTGGCGTTGCAGCCGACGCCGGAGACGTAGTGGGCGTTGCGGATGGCATCGCGATGGATCTCGGGCAGGCCGTAAGCGAAGCGCGGCAGCCAGGCGGGGGCGGCGTGGTCTTCGCCGTAGCGCTGGCGGTAAACGGCCGGGTCAGCCAGCCGGAAATCGGCGGAGAGGTCGATGATGCGCGCGGCCAGGGCGGCGAAGCGGTCGATCTGGCGTTGGGCTTCGCCGTGGGGCAGGGCCAGGAAGAGCACGTCGCACGGGGCCAGCTCGCTCAGGCTGGTGAAGCGCAGGGGCTGCCGCCCGGCCCACGGTCGCAAGTTGGGGTGCACGCCGTGGACATAGTTCCCGGCCTGCGATTCGGACGTGATTTGGGCGATTTCGACCTGCGGGTGCGCCAGCAGCAATCGCAGCAGTTCGCCGCCGCCATAGCCAGAGGCGCCGATGATAGAAACGCGTGTGGTCATAGGTGGGGATTGGGGATTGGAGATTGGTTATTGGTTATTAGTTATTGTGGCGCTTTACCGCAAATAACCAATAACCAATAACTACCTACTTCTAGCCTGTTTTAGTACATAGTCCACCACCCGCGCCGGGATGTCCACGCCGGTGGTGGCGATGCTGTTGCGGAATTCCATGGTGTGGTTGACTTCGTTGACCAGCAAGCCGCGGTCGGGGTCTTCCAGCAGGTCGATGGCGACCACACCGCCGCCCACCGCCCGCGCCGCCGCCTGGCACAGCCGGTTGATTTCGGGCGTGACCGGGCAGTTGCTGGCCTGACCGCCGCGGGCCGTGTTAGTGATCCAGTGCGGCGACTGGCGATAGATGGCGCAGATGGTCTCATCGCCGACGACGAAGGCGCGGATGTCGCGCCCCGGCTTGGCGATGAACTCCTGGATGTAGAAGATGCTGTGCTGGTACGATCCGAGCGTCTCTTTGTGTTCGAGCACGGCTTCGGCGGCGTCGCGGTCGTTGATGCGCGCCAACAGCCTGCCCCACGACCCCACCACCGGCTTGAGCACGACCGGATAGCCCAACGCCTCGATGGCTGTCAGCGCCGATTCGGGCGTGAAAGCGATACGAGCGCGCGGCTGCGGGATGTTGGCTTCAGCCAGAGCTGCGGTGGTCAGGAGCTTATCGGCGCAGGTCGAGGCGGTGGCGTAGCGGTTGACGGCCGGGACGCCCGCCATCTCGGCCAGGCGCAGGGCGTACAACCCGCGGGCGGTGCTGACCGACCGCTCCAGCACCACGTCGGCCGTGAACGGGCTGGTGGGTGGGTGCGCATTGCCGATGGGGAAGACAAGGGCGTCGTCGTTCACGAGATGCACCTCGGCTCCGGCAGCTTCGAGCGCGGCCAGCAGCAGTTTTTCTTCGACGCGGATGCGGGAAACGACGAGAGCGATGGATGTCATCGAGTTGTCCTTGAGGGCGGAGGAGAGGATGTTTTCGTGTTGCGTGTTCCGTAGACGACACGCGACACGCAACACGAAACACGCAGTAACTACCACAATCTGTAGAAAAGCGCTTTACTCCCCCCAATCCTCCTCCACTTCGGGCGCCAGTTCGAGCTGGGGCGGATCGAGGGAGACGACTTCGAGTTCAGCGCCGCATTCGCTACACGGCACGATTTCGCCAACGATAGGATTATTCAGGGTGAGGTCAGCTTCGCATTCGGGGCAGGTGGTTTGGAGGGTCATGGGGGGGCTTTGGGGGTGAGATTGGAGATTGGTTATTGGGGATTGGTTATTGGGGATTGGTTATTGGGGATTGGTTATTGGGGATTGGTTATTGGAGATTGGTTATTGGGGATTGGTTATTGGGGATTGGTTATTGGAGATTGGTTACTGGGGATTGGTTATTGGGGATTGGTTATTGGAGATTGGCCGCAATTACCAATAACTAATAACCAATAACCAACAAA of the Caldilineales bacterium genome contains:
- the argC gene encoding N-acetyl-gamma-glutamyl-phosphate reductase, yielding MTTRVSIIGASGYGGGELLRLLLAHPQVEIAQITSESQAGNYVHGVHPNLRPWAGRQPLRFTSLSELAPCDVLFLALPHGEAQRQIDRFAALAARIIDLSADFRLADPAVYRQRYGEDHAAPAWLPRFAYGLPEIHRDAIRNAHYVSGVGCNATASLLALLPLARAGLLRADRPIVVDVKAGSSEGGASPSLASHHPERAGSVRSFAPTGHRHEAEVSQALGRDDIHLSVTSIEMVRGVLATAHAWVQPGLSDKDIWRAYRATYGQEPFVRIVHERTGIYRHPEPKLLAGTNLADVGWEVDSASGRFVALAAIDNLGKGAAGTAVQCLNVMMGWEETAGLAFTGLHPI
- the lysX gene encoding lysine biosynthesis protein LysX, encoding MTSIALVVSRIRVEEKLLLAALEAAGAEVHLVNDDALVFPIGNAHPPTSPFTADVVLERSVSTARGLYALRLAEMAGVPAVNRYATASTCADKLLTTAALAEANIPQPRARIAFTPESALTAIEALGYPVVLKPVVGSWGRLLARINDRDAAEAVLEHKETLGSYQHSIFYIQEFIAKPGRDIRAFVVGDETICAIYRQSPHWITNTARGGQASNCPVTPEINRLCQAAARAVGGGVVAIDLLEDPDRGLLVNEVNHTMEFRNSIATTGVDIPARVVDYVLKQARSR
- the lysW gene encoding lysine biosynthesis protein LysW; amino-acid sequence: MTLQTTCPECEADLTLNNPIVGEIVPCSECGAELEVVSLDPPQLELAPEVEEDWGE